The sequence below is a genomic window from Paenibacillus sp. DCT19.
AAACGGTGACTGAGATTTCGCATCAAGGCGTGCCAACAGAGCTGATTAATAAAATACGGGAGCATTTCAGTGAAGCAGAACTGGTGGATCTGATCATGGCGATTAATACGATTAATAGCTGGAACCGGATTGCAATTACAACAGGCATGTATCCGGGATGTTTTAATTAAATCAATATTCGATTAGTTCCGAAACCATCTGCCAGAGGAGGCTGTTCATATGAATTCCAAACCACTCCCCAATGAACCAGAATTGTCTTCTCTGGAAGTTGGTGAACTATATACTCGTTACAAATCTTATGCATTCGCCGTCGCCTATCGCATGCTTGGAAGTGTTGTTGAGGCGGAAGACATTGTGCAGGACTGTTTCACTGGTCTTCAAAGTCAACCTTCCACGGTGATTCATAACCCTAAGTCGTATATTGCTAAACTCGTGGTGAACCGGAGTTTGAATGTGCTCAACTCTGCCCGTAATCAACGCGAACATTATATCGGAGAATGGTTGCCTGAACCACTTTCGGATCGGGAAACTGGCTTAGAAATGGAAGTGGAGCAGAAAGAGATGATCTCATACGCATACCTCGTTATGTTAGAATGTCTCTCGCCAACAGAGCGCGCGGTCTTTGTTCTGCGTGAGGCATTTCAGTATGACTATCAGACGATTGCAGATTGGCTTGGAAAAAGTGAAAGTAACTGCCGGCAGATTTTCAGCCGTGCGAAGCGGAATTTACCAGATGATTTATCCTCTGTGCCACGAGCACAGACGACGAATAAGGCTCATGAGCAGATGCTGGAGCGTTTCACTACCGCTTTTCTGAATTATGATGTCAATGCAATGATGGAAATGTTGGCTGAAGAGCCTGTGTTTACTGCCGATGGCGGTGGACGTGTGCATACAGTCATGAGATCAATGAAGGTGTACAAAGGTGTATTAGCACTACTTACTTCACGCAAAGTGCTAACTCGCTTACGATCACGGCAATGGGTTTCCACACCAATTAATGGAGAGCTTCAGTTAGCTTTACTGGACGATGGACAAGTAACCGAGGTTCTGTGTCTGGAGTTCGACTCGACTGGAGAACGGATTCGGGGCGTGTACCTGATGGTGAATCCGGAGAAACTGGGATCGATTTTTGTGAACATATGAAATATAGAACAGCATCATGCCAAGGAAGTTGGTATATGAACTTGAGGAAATATGAACTTAAAGAAAGCGGCAACTCACTCATTGGAGTAGAGTTTATGCCGCTTTTTTGTGATTCTAACCATGTCTGGTTACTCAGGAGAATATTGATCCAGAATAGATTCTATCTTGGCTTGGATGTCAGGTGTAAGCCTATCATTAGTTTGTTCCAGAAGAGTTAACACCTGCTCTAAACTTTCAAGTATTGCGCTTTTTGTGTCAGGTTCCCTTTTCGCTAATGCTTTCTCATATGCCTGTTTCACTTCAGGAATCAATGTGCGGATCTCATCTTCGGTGAACCAATCGTATGCGGGTGTATTATCACTTCCATAAAATAAAAAATGTACATACAAAGATAATGAATACTCTACCGCTGTCGTGCGGCTGGATTGTGGGTATGAATTCAAAAAGGCCTCCATTGCTAACGTGCGCTGGATCATTTCGCCCCAAGGAATGATAAGGGCAGCATCTGAGGTCGAAGCCTGATTTGATTCAGCAGCCATGATATCAATATACGCAGCGATGTCGGGGGCAACGTATGGTTGAAGTCTTTTGTAAGCTTCATAATTGATAATGGGATAATATAAGCCTTCACTGGTCTCCAGTTTGTATCCGAGATCGGAAGCCTCCTGCAATAACTTACGCACCGCGGGATCTTTGATTTCTTTGAGCAAGCTACTGTACGTCAGCTTCTGATCGTATCCTATATTGTCATGAGCTTGTGAGATCGTTGCTTGAACAGTTCCTGTATACATTTTTTCATCGATATCGGCTAATTTAAGCTTCTGTAACGTTTCCAATTGTATGGTCATCAAGGTAGCCTGTCTTGTATTAACCTTATGCACATGATTCAGCAGATATTTACGTGCCTGAATTAAACTAGCAGTCGATTTTACGGCATTATTTCGATACTTCTGGAACTGGTGGTATACTGCTTTGGATTCTGGGACAGGTGCTGCCCATGTGGTTTGTGGTATAGACAGTGCTGCACCCACAGTGGTACATCCTAATGTCAGCGCAAGAATGCCTAGTTTGATCGAAGAGTTCAATCTCATTCCAGTACCTCCCATGAAAAATGTAATGTAGTTTCCCGAGTTCGTTGCGGATGTAAACCTTGAGTGGAACCAAAAATTTCAAGCTATACATAGGGTTTGCTTTGATTAAACCAGTTTGTGGAAAATCAATCAAGGTTCTATTCATTACATTTATGATTTTCAACCGGAGAACAGACGGAGAACAGACAAAAGAGCAGTCCTCCGACAACTCAGTGGCTGTGTGGACTGCTCTTTCAATAGTTGTACGTGATTTATTGGAGTGGTGCGTTGTTGCTTCGAGGCAACTGTGGAGCCCCGGTTGCGGGAACATAAGCTTTAAGCATCTGTTGTGTATCGTTTGCATTAAGCTGCGGCACCTGATAGTAAGCATGTTGATTTTGATACATAAAAATCTCGTAAGCCATCTCAACAAAATGTTGAACCTGTGAAGCGACTACGCGCCGTACAGTTGGGTTTGTTATCTCAGGGGAAGACATTGCCAGTAATGATGCATGAGATTTAATTAGACCTAACATATGACCGCTAATTCCAGCATCCTTCACATCGGCAAGGGACTGATTGGGTTTCTTCGGTGCAGATGGCCTAAGTCCATACACTGGTGGAGTCATATTCGGAATCATATACGTAGCAGTCTCCTGAGATGGCTTCTGTCCTGTAGCAAAACATTCTGCAGTCAAGTTGTACTGCGACAACATAAAGTTGTATTGGCGATCCAAAATATCGAGCAAAGCTGTATCCACTACAAAAGTTCTAAAAATCATGTACTGGTCCAATACATTAATTGCACAACTTAATATTTCATGCATATCGAACATCTCATGTCCGCCGTGGTTCAATTGAGGGATAAACCCTGGGTTAACATGATTTGTTGGATTGATTTGATTTTGATTCATGTGAATTTAATTCTCCTTTGGGAAATGGTATGATTCTATTATGTTTATTTCCAGTCAAATTATGTATTGTAGGAGGAAACTTAATCATTTTCAGAAGAGTCCTATCATTTTAGTTTAATGTCAAGTGGAGGAAGATCATTGAGAGAGCTGAACTACGTTAAAATTTTTATTTATCTAAGTATAGTTACTGTTGTCACGGTAGGTTTATATTTTGTTACTGCAGCTTGGCTAGATCAGAGATATTTTCGATTTTTGATCTGGAATCTGTTTTTGGGATGGATTCCGTTTATATTCTCCTATGTAGCTTATGGCTTTAGTCATGCCAAATGGAGAGGAGCCCCATGGCTTGCGATTGCAAGCGGTGCATTATGGCTGTTATTTTTCCCGAATTCATCCTATATCGTAACAGATCTCATTCATCTGACGGCTCGAAGCTCGCGTTATTATGGTGGTCATGGTCTGAACTTTACGTATTGGTATGACTTGATTGTTGTGCTCATGTTTGTCTGGGTTGGATTATTGATTGGATTTCTCT
It includes:
- a CDS encoding sigma-70 family RNA polymerase sigma factor, which codes for MNSKPLPNEPELSSLEVGELYTRYKSYAFAVAYRMLGSVVEAEDIVQDCFTGLQSQPSTVIHNPKSYIAKLVVNRSLNVLNSARNQREHYIGEWLPEPLSDRETGLEMEVEQKEMISYAYLVMLECLSPTERAVFVLREAFQYDYQTIADWLGKSESNCRQIFSRAKRNLPDDLSSVPRAQTTNKAHEQMLERFTTAFLNYDVNAMMEMLAEEPVFTADGGGRVHTVMRSMKVYKGVLALLTSRKVLTRLRSRQWVSTPINGELQLALLDDGQVTEVLCLEFDSTGERIRGVYLMVNPEKLGSIFVNI
- a CDS encoding spore coat protein, with translation MNQNQINPTNHVNPGFIPQLNHGGHEMFDMHEILSCAINVLDQYMIFRTFVVDTALLDILDRQYNFMLSQYNLTAECFATGQKPSQETATYMIPNMTPPVYGLRPSAPKKPNQSLADVKDAGISGHMLGLIKSHASLLAMSSPEITNPTVRRVVASQVQHFVEMAYEIFMYQNQHAYYQVPQLNANDTQQMLKAYVPATGAPQLPRSNNAPLQ
- a CDS encoding DUF1361 domain-containing protein codes for the protein MRELNYVKIFIYLSIVTVVTVGLYFVTAAWLDQRYFRFLIWNLFLGWIPFIFSYVAYGFSHAKWRGAPWLAIASGALWLLFFPNSSYIVTDLIHLTARSSRYYGGHGLNFTYWYDLIVVLMFVWVGLLIGFLSMYQLQEVIYRRVGRMASWIFVLAGCALGSYGVLLGRVYRLNSWDALTNRSSLIALMQESVSRPSLAFCMFFGTFILTIYATLYYLINTRSTRMSS